From a region of the Candidatus Polarisedimenticolia bacterium genome:
- a CDS encoding transcription initiation protein, with protein sequence MAKYLISFPSAAMVVPDSEWGAVGRDAHAVIDEAKAAGVYVFGGGIDEDVPPVLVSADGTVAMGGYPWAPTLDGGFTVLELPSRDEAIAWAARIAKACRCDQELRVFGFDPQS encoded by the coding sequence ATGGCCAAATACCTGATCTCTTTTCCAAGCGCGGCAATGGTTGTGCCCGATAGCGAATGGGGAGCGGTAGGCCGCGACGCGCACGCTGTGATTGATGAGGCGAAAGCCGCCGGTGTTTACGTCTTCGGCGGCGGAATCGACGAAGACGTACCGCCCGTGCTCGTCTCGGCTGACGGCACGGTTGCAATGGGTGGCTATCCTTGGGCGCCCACGCTCGACGGCGGCTTCACCGTGTTGGAACTGCCTTCGCGCGACGAGGCCATCGCGTGGGCGGCGCGTATCGCCAAGGCCTGTCGGTGCGACCAAGAACTGCGCGTCTTCGGGTTCGACCCACAATCCTAA
- a CDS encoding sulfatase-like hydrolase/transferase has protein sequence MRAVPRRRLRLPPALLLVIVMALPAGAGKAASPAKAPSPSREPAATPGEAPLSAAAQGSANGADPAPPVLLDQEGKKIAAPPPRPQGERLAAPPGSRHHLFLYLIDGLGAFELPAHGYDRMTMTNVSTLMGEGMTYLAAYSVSPWTVTSVASILTSLYPSAHGLQKAGDRLPASAKTLAEVMRENGYQTALFSAHPLVGALSGLDQGFDWIEEIPGPFGPAPPRGPGETSATLNRSILAWLDRRNSPAPVFVVVLSGDPLEPFGAPAPEGRRFTDDAEYKWYSEVRARLLRIRPGNLGMTTVADLKALKADPDRFARAARNVYDGALYYNDAQLRSLRDALNSRGYWKKALFVVTSTHGEDFGERGLFGHGASLYDSALRVPVVMSYPAILARADQMRRTCDTVDLFPTLLSMMGLPVPSGLQGIQRNVEPTVATRKETQRPAFAETSPAGALPTGRASMICEMPTKLILYEEAPQGYARPEAEFFRANDPTGWEKRSVYMAAPILAQKRRDFLEGWRLVKGKPQLVPDAGAPSPDPRLREVLRSLGYLQGLAPDVASGSGKGDPPKAPAGKSPAAAPAKPKN, from the coding sequence GTGAGGGCCGTCCCTCGTCGCCGTCTGCGCCTTCCGCCGGCGCTGCTTCTCGTCATCGTCATGGCGCTCCCCGCGGGGGCCGGAAAGGCGGCGTCCCCTGCGAAAGCTCCCAGCCCGTCCCGCGAGCCGGCGGCGACGCCGGGCGAAGCTCCCTTGTCCGCCGCGGCCCAAGGCTCTGCGAACGGCGCGGACCCCGCGCCCCCCGTTCTCCTGGATCAAGAGGGAAAGAAAATCGCAGCGCCCCCTCCCCGGCCCCAAGGGGAGCGTCTCGCCGCGCCGCCCGGCTCGAGGCACCATCTCTTCCTCTACCTGATCGACGGTCTGGGCGCGTTCGAGCTCCCGGCCCACGGCTACGATCGGATGACCATGACGAATGTCTCGACGCTGATGGGGGAAGGGATGACCTATCTCGCCGCCTACTCCGTCTCGCCCTGGACCGTGACGTCGGTGGCGTCGATTCTCACTTCCCTCTACCCGTCCGCGCACGGCCTCCAGAAAGCGGGCGATCGCCTGCCCGCGTCCGCCAAGACCCTGGCCGAAGTGATGAGGGAAAACGGCTACCAAACCGCCCTTTTCTCGGCCCATCCGCTTGTCGGGGCGCTCAGCGGACTCGACCAGGGCTTCGACTGGATCGAGGAGATCCCGGGACCCTTCGGTCCGGCGCCGCCCCGGGGTCCCGGCGAGACCTCCGCGACGCTCAACCGGAGCATCCTGGCCTGGCTCGACCGGCGGAATTCTCCGGCCCCCGTCTTCGTCGTGGTCCTTTCCGGCGATCCGCTCGAACCGTTCGGCGCCCCCGCCCCGGAAGGGCGCCGCTTCACCGACGACGCCGAATACAAGTGGTACTCGGAAGTCCGCGCCAGGCTCCTGCGGATCCGACCGGGCAACCTCGGCATGACGACCGTCGCGGACCTGAAAGCGCTGAAGGCCGACCCCGATCGGTTCGCCCGCGCCGCCCGCAACGTCTACGACGGGGCCCTTTATTACAACGACGCCCAACTGCGCTCGCTGCGGGACGCGCTCAACTCGCGCGGCTACTGGAAGAAGGCGCTGTTCGTCGTGACGTCGACGCACGGGGAGGATTTCGGCGAGCGCGGGCTGTTCGGGCACGGCGCCTCCCTGTACGACTCGGCGCTCCGCGTCCCCGTCGTCATGAGCTACCCGGCAATCCTGGCGAGGGCGGACCAGATGCGCCGGACCTGCGACACGGTCGACCTCTTTCCGACGCTCCTGAGCATGATGGGCCTCCCCGTGCCATCCGGCCTCCAGGGGATCCAGCGCAACGTCGAGCCGACGGTTGCCACCCGCAAGGAGACGCAGCGGCCCGCCTTCGCCGAGACTTCCCCCGCCGGGGCGCTGCCGACCGGGCGCGCCTCGATGATCTGCGAGATGCCCACCAAGCTGATCCTCTACGAAGAGGCGCCGCAAGGTTATGCCCGGCCGGAGGCGGAGTTCTTCCGCGCCAACGATCCGACGGGGTGGGAGAAGCGGAGCGTCTACATGGCCGCTCCCATCCTGGCGCAAAAGAGAAGGGACTTCCTGGAGGGATGGCGGCTCGTCAAAGGGAAGCCGCAGCTCGTCCCCGACGCCGGCGCTCCCTCCCCCGATCCCCGGTTGCGCGAGGTGCTGAGATCCCTCGGATACCTTCAGGGTCTCGCCCCCGACGTCGCGTCCGGCTCCGGCAAGGGGGATCCGCCGAAGGCTCCGGCCGGGAAGTCCCCGGCGGCGGCCCCGGCGAAGCCGAAGAATTAG
- a CDS encoding PLP-dependent cysteine synthase family protein produces the protein MLPERFRPFLEKYPSLALIGGTRLFRVEVPELPRNGSEVLAKAEWTNPGGSIKDRPVLFMLLQAALSGELTPGRTLIDSSSGNAGIAYAMIGSMMGLDVKLVVPGNASVERKKRILSHGAQLVETDPVEGYDAALREAHRIAESDPPRYFMPDQYANEQNWRAHYETTAEEILEQSGGRITHFVAGIGTGGTITGVGRRLKSHDPKIQVVCVVPESFPGIEGLKPLERPEDIVPKILDAGVIDRRIRVTIEEAYALCHSLARRGLFVGQSSGAYLSAALTVARDAPGARIVTVFSDLGERYFSTRLWDL, from the coding sequence ATGCTTCCCGAGCGCTTCCGCCCGTTCCTCGAGAAATATCCGTCCCTCGCCCTGATTGGGGGAACGCGCCTCTTCCGCGTCGAGGTGCCGGAGCTCCCCCGGAACGGCTCCGAGGTCCTCGCCAAAGCGGAATGGACGAACCCCGGCGGCTCGATCAAGGATCGCCCCGTCCTGTTCATGCTTCTGCAGGCCGCGCTCTCCGGCGAGCTCACCCCCGGCCGGACGCTGATCGATTCCTCCAGCGGCAACGCCGGAATCGCCTACGCCATGATCGGCTCGATGATGGGTCTCGACGTGAAGCTGGTCGTCCCCGGCAACGCTTCGGTCGAGCGGAAGAAGCGAATCCTGTCCCACGGGGCGCAGTTGGTCGAGACCGATCCGGTGGAGGGGTACGACGCGGCGCTGCGGGAGGCGCACCGGATCGCCGAATCGGATCCCCCCCGCTACTTCATGCCGGACCAGTACGCCAACGAGCAGAACTGGAGAGCGCACTACGAGACGACGGCGGAGGAGATCCTGGAGCAGAGCGGCGGCCGGATCACCCACTTCGTCGCCGGCATCGGCACCGGCGGGACGATCACCGGGGTCGGCCGCCGCCTCAAGTCCCACGACCCGAAGATCCAGGTCGTCTGCGTCGTCCCCGAGTCCTTTCCCGGCATCGAAGGGCTCAAGCCCTTGGAGAGGCCGGAAGACATCGTGCCGAAGATTCTCGATGCCGGCGTGATCGACCGGCGGATCCGAGTGACCATCGAGGAGGCCTACGCGCTGTGCCACAGTCTCGCCCGGCGCGGCCTGTTCGTGGGACAATCTTCGGGAGCCTATCTCAGCGCGGCTTTGACCGTGGCCCGGGACGCCCCCGGGGCGCGGATCGTCACCGTCTTCTCCGATCTGGGGGAGCGCTACTTCAGCACGAGGCTGTGGGATCTGTGA
- the moeB gene encoding molybdopterin-synthase adenylyltransferase MoeB, translated as MSIQVKIPTPLRPLTQGRDEVRVAGRTVREVLASLEEECAGIRARLCDDRGELRRFVNLFLNEEEIRHLKGLDSEVKDGDVLAIVPAIAGGAAPTIRDLMNQIRKTVKEVVPSEVKSRRQRREPFVLLDVREKDEVEQGHLPGAVPIPRGFLEMRIEGLVPDRKTPIVAYCAGGNRSLLAAESLQRLGYENVASMSGGFNQWRNEGNEVVVPRTLSEADRRRYSRHLMIPEVGETGQLKLLAAKVLLVGAGGLGSPAAYYLAAAGVGTLGIVDFDVVDESNLQRQILHAVDRVGMPKTESARKTILGLNPGIKVNAIEARLSSANVEEIFRDYDLIVDGSDNFPTRYLVNDACVLLKKPNVHGSVYRFEGQVTIFKPPEGPCYRCLYPEPPPADLAPSCADAGVLGVLPGVIGLLEAVETVKLLLGAGDPLIGRLIHYDALKAEFRTLRLRRDPGCAYCGDGARFPGFIDYEAFCAAPAGAAR; from the coding sequence ATGTCGATTCAGGTCAAGATTCCCACGCCGCTGCGTCCCCTGACCCAGGGCCGGGACGAGGTGCGCGTCGCGGGCCGCACCGTCCGGGAGGTCCTGGCGAGCCTCGAGGAGGAATGCGCCGGAATCCGCGCCCGGCTCTGCGACGATCGAGGGGAGCTCCGGCGTTTCGTGAACCTTTTCCTGAACGAGGAGGAGATCCGCCATCTCAAGGGACTCGACTCCGAGGTGAAGGACGGCGACGTGCTGGCGATCGTGCCGGCGATCGCCGGCGGGGCGGCCCCGACCATCCGGGATCTCATGAACCAGATCCGCAAGACCGTCAAGGAGGTCGTGCCTTCCGAGGTGAAGTCCCGCCGGCAGCGCCGGGAGCCCTTCGTGCTGCTGGACGTGCGCGAGAAGGACGAAGTGGAGCAAGGCCACCTCCCGGGCGCCGTCCCCATCCCGCGCGGCTTTCTCGAGATGCGGATCGAAGGGCTGGTCCCCGACCGGAAGACCCCGATCGTCGCCTATTGCGCCGGCGGGAATCGCTCCCTCCTCGCGGCCGAGAGCCTGCAGCGCCTCGGGTACGAGAACGTCGCCTCGATGTCGGGCGGGTTCAACCAGTGGCGCAACGAGGGAAACGAGGTGGTCGTCCCCCGGACCCTTTCCGAGGCGGACCGCCGGCGCTACAGCCGTCACCTGATGATCCCGGAGGTGGGGGAGACGGGACAGCTCAAGCTGCTCGCCGCGAAGGTTCTCCTCGTCGGCGCCGGGGGACTCGGCTCGCCGGCGGCCTACTATCTGGCCGCCGCGGGCGTCGGGACGCTCGGCATCGTCGATTTCGACGTCGTGGACGAGAGCAATCTCCAGAGGCAGATTCTGCACGCGGTGGATCGGGTCGGAATGCCCAAGACCGAATCGGCGCGCAAGACGATCCTGGGCCTGAACCCCGGCATCAAGGTGAACGCCATCGAGGCGCGTCTGAGCAGCGCCAACGTCGAGGAGATCTTCAGGGATTACGACCTGATTGTCGACGGCAGCGACAACTTCCCCACTCGCTACCTGGTCAACGACGCCTGTGTCCTCCTGAAGAAGCCGAACGTCCACGGCAGCGTCTATCGCTTCGAGGGCCAGGTGACGATCTTCAAGCCGCCGGAAGGGCCTTGTTACCGCTGCCTCTACCCGGAGCCGCCCCCCGCCGATCTGGCCCCCTCCTGCGCCGACGCCGGCGTCCTGGGCGTGCTGCCCGGCGTGATCGGGCTGCTCGAAGCGGTGGAGACGGTGAAGCTGCTCCTCGGCGCGGGCGATCCCCTCATCGGGCGCCTGATCCATTACGACGCGCTCAAGGCGGAGTTCCGGACGTTGCGGCTGCGCCGCGATCCGGGCTGCGCCTATTGCGGCGACGGCGCGCGATTCCCCGGCTTCATCGACTACGAGGCCTTCTGCGCCGCTCCCGCCGGCGCGGCGCGCTGA
- a CDS encoding M67 family metallopeptidase codes for MRGGEADVLILEARGLDRLKRHGEEGYPHEVCGLLIGSYEEGRSVRNVLEIHPARNLNRERAADRYDLDPLDYIRIERQAQARRLEVVGVYHSHPDHPSRPSETDRQRAEEIWQASESWSYVILEVAAGRVASWRSWVLRDGIFHEEPSRIAGS; via the coding sequence GTGCGCGGCGGTGAGGCGGACGTGTTGATCCTGGAAGCGCGGGGGCTCGATCGGTTGAAGCGTCACGGCGAAGAAGGCTATCCGCACGAGGTGTGCGGCCTCCTCATCGGCAGCTACGAGGAGGGAAGGAGCGTCCGCAACGTCCTCGAGATTCACCCCGCCCGCAACCTGAACCGCGAGCGCGCCGCGGATCGCTACGATCTCGATCCCCTCGACTACATCCGGATCGAGCGCCAGGCCCAGGCTCGCCGGCTGGAGGTGGTCGGCGTCTACCATTCGCATCCCGATCATCCCTCGCGGCCCTCTGAGACCGACCGGCAGCGCGCCGAGGAGATCTGGCAGGCCTCCGAGTCCTGGTCCTACGTCATCCTCGAAGTCGCGGCGGGCCGCGTGGCCTCCTGGCGCTCGTGGGTGCTCCGAGACGGGATCTTTCACGAGGAGCCGTCCCGGATCGCCGGGTCGTAA
- a CDS encoding metal-dependent hydrolase yields MFIGHFAVGFASKKIAPKASLGPLMAAPLLLDLLWPLFVLAGWERVRIAPGDTRFTPLEFVSYPWSHSLLAAAGWAAAFALGYFAFSRYREGAVVIAAGVLSHWFLDVVMHRPDMPLYPGGPRVGLGLWNSIAGTVLVESAMFAAAVWLYASVTRPRDRAGTYGFWSLVLFLTAAYAGAAQGTPPPGVRALALVGAATWLFPFWAGWFDAHREIVQLPGDGKRFSRSAP; encoded by the coding sequence ATGTTCATCGGCCATTTCGCCGTCGGCTTCGCCTCGAAGAAGATCGCCCCGAAGGCGTCGCTCGGGCCTCTGATGGCGGCGCCGCTGCTTCTCGATCTCCTCTGGCCTCTGTTCGTGCTGGCGGGCTGGGAGCGCGTCCGAATCGCTCCCGGCGACACGCGGTTCACGCCGCTGGAATTCGTCAGCTATCCCTGGTCGCACAGCCTTCTGGCGGCGGCGGGGTGGGCGGCCGCTTTCGCGCTTGGATACTTCGCCTTCTCCCGATACCGCGAAGGCGCCGTCGTGATCGCCGCCGGAGTCCTCAGCCACTGGTTTCTCGACGTCGTGATGCACCGTCCCGACATGCCGCTTTACCCCGGCGGGCCGCGCGTCGGCCTGGGTCTCTGGAACTCGATCGCCGGAACCGTTCTCGTGGAGAGCGCCATGTTCGCCGCCGCAGTTTGGCTCTACGCGTCGGTGACGCGCCCGCGCGACCGGGCGGGAACCTATGGCTTTTGGTCCCTGGTCCTCTTCCTGACGGCCGCCTATGCCGGGGCCGCGCAGGGCACCCCGCCGCCCGGCGTGCGGGCGCTCGCCCTCGTCGGCGCCGCCACCTGGCTGTTTCCTTTCTGGGCGGGCTGGTTCGACGCGCATCGCGAGATCGTCCAGCTCCCCGGCGATGGGAAGCGCTTCAGTCGGTCCGCGCCGTGA
- a CDS encoding ABC-F family ATP-binding cassette domain-containing protein, which produces MIRLQKVARNYGVHEVLKGVDWSIPVQVRVGLVGPNGAGKTTLLRLIAGLEEPDEGQVDVPRHLALGYLPQEGARLPEGTLLDALLEPFAEVAALEKELERLHHEMATATGERLESLTRLSGDVQHRFEVAGGFDLEIRAKIILGGLGFAPEDHARPLREFSGGYRMRAALGALLLRRPDYLLLDEPTNHLDLEAIGWLESFLSDSPSALIIVSHDRTFLNRLAGSIAEVDSGRVRVWAGNYDRFRLQKEEARELAAKKAAQEAHRVDEIERFIERFRYKATKARQVQSRIKMLEKMERTETMSEEFSWRFNFPAVARSGQRVAILTGIRKAYGANRVLDGVDLEIHRGDRIALVGPNGCGKSTLLQIIAGRLGPDGGTLELGEKVILHYFAQHVLESLTPGRTVLEEMQAWAPSKTVGQLRSLLGIFQFSGVEVFKKVEVLSGGEKNRLALARLTLDPGNFLLLDEPTNHLDLPTREALEEALAGFSGTLLFVSHDRYFINKVATRVAAFQAGRLLLTRGGYDDYLAASQVPAAVPPSARARAAATGSASTAPSRGASKAPSSAPPAREQRRLDAEARNRRGRELKIYRDRIVRLEEKILPHETRLKEIESLLSAGETYKEPGVARALGEEKKSIEIELAHLYDEWDEATSDLQREDSRSS; this is translated from the coding sequence ATGATTCGTCTGCAGAAGGTCGCTCGCAACTACGGCGTCCATGAGGTCCTCAAAGGGGTCGATTGGTCGATTCCCGTCCAGGTGCGCGTCGGCTTGGTCGGCCCGAACGGGGCCGGCAAGACGACGCTCCTCCGGCTGATTGCCGGTCTCGAGGAGCCCGACGAGGGACAGGTGGACGTCCCGCGCCATCTTGCGCTCGGCTATCTCCCCCAGGAGGGGGCGCGCCTTCCGGAAGGGACGCTTCTCGACGCCCTGCTAGAGCCTTTCGCCGAAGTGGCGGCGCTCGAAAAGGAGTTGGAGCGGCTGCATCACGAAATGGCCACCGCCACGGGAGAGAGGCTCGAGAGCCTCACCCGCCTCTCCGGGGACGTCCAGCACCGTTTCGAAGTCGCCGGCGGCTTCGATTTGGAGATCCGCGCCAAGATCATCCTCGGCGGTCTCGGCTTCGCGCCGGAGGATCACGCCCGGCCTCTCAGGGAGTTCTCCGGCGGCTACCGGATGCGGGCCGCCCTGGGGGCGCTCCTGCTCCGGCGTCCCGATTACCTTTTGCTTGACGAGCCCACCAACCACCTCGACCTCGAGGCGATCGGGTGGCTCGAGTCGTTCCTGTCCGATTCCCCCTCCGCGCTCATCATCGTCTCGCACGATCGGACTTTCCTGAACCGCTTGGCCGGCTCGATCGCGGAAGTGGACAGCGGACGCGTCCGCGTCTGGGCCGGCAACTACGATCGCTTTCGCCTCCAGAAAGAGGAAGCCCGCGAGCTGGCCGCCAAGAAGGCGGCGCAGGAAGCCCATCGGGTGGACGAGATCGAGCGGTTCATCGAGCGATTTCGCTACAAGGCGACGAAGGCCCGGCAGGTCCAGAGCCGGATCAAGATGCTGGAGAAGATGGAGCGCACCGAGACGATGTCGGAGGAGTTCTCGTGGCGGTTCAATTTTCCGGCGGTGGCGCGATCGGGGCAGCGCGTGGCGATTCTCACCGGAATCAGGAAGGCCTACGGCGCCAACCGGGTCCTCGACGGCGTCGATCTGGAGATCCATCGGGGCGATCGGATCGCCCTGGTGGGCCCGAACGGCTGCGGCAAGAGCACCCTGCTCCAGATCATCGCCGGGCGCCTCGGCCCCGACGGCGGCACGCTGGAGCTGGGCGAGAAGGTGATCCTGCATTACTTCGCGCAGCACGTCCTCGAGAGCCTGACCCCCGGCCGGACGGTGCTGGAGGAGATGCAGGCCTGGGCGCCTTCGAAGACCGTGGGTCAGCTTCGCTCCCTTCTGGGAATCTTCCAGTTCTCGGGAGTGGAGGTCTTCAAGAAGGTCGAAGTCCTCAGCGGCGGCGAGAAGAACCGCCTGGCTTTGGCGCGCCTGACGCTGGATCCCGGGAATTTCCTGCTCCTCGACGAGCCGACGAACCATCTCGACCTGCCGACGCGCGAAGCGCTCGAAGAGGCGCTCGCCGGATTCAGCGGAACGCTGCTGTTCGTGTCGCACGACCGCTATTTCATCAACAAGGTGGCGACCCGCGTCGCCGCCTTCCAGGCGGGCCGCCTCCTTCTGACCCGGGGCGGGTACGACGATTACCTGGCCGCGTCGCAGGTTCCCGCGGCGGTCCCGCCCTCGGCCAGGGCGCGCGCGGCGGCGACGGGGTCGGCCTCCACCGCGCCCTCCCGAGGCGCGTCGAAGGCGCCGTCCTCCGCGCCTCCGGCGCGCGAACAGCGCCGCCTCGACGCCGAGGCGCGCAACCGGCGCGGGCGCGAGCTGAAAATCTATCGCGACCGGATCGTCCGGCTCGAGGAGAAGATCCTGCCGCACGAGACGCGCCTCAAGGAGATCGAATCCCTTCTCTCCGCGGGCGAGACCTACAAGGAGCCCGGAGTCGCCCGCGCCCTCGGCGAGGAGAAGAAGAGCATCGAGATCGAGCTGGCTCATCTCTACGACGAGTGGGACGAAGCGACCTCGGATCTGCAGCGTGAGGATTCGCGGAGCTCTTGA
- a CDS encoding YqgE/AlgH family protein, with amino-acid sequence MTASHAELSAPLVLLAMPQIQDPFFHRSVILLVHHDAEGSLGFIVNRRTGSPVREMLKEMGIEWKGKPDLAVYFGGPVHPHLGTVLYDVSVAGTADAGPGDSIIPGLPGLRLTRSITDLTQIAARPPDLFRLFLGYAGWGPGQLLQEILRNDWLTAPPRQEILFSPEPDGVWTHALGAVGVNPDALPTWAPGGQGPVA; translated from the coding sequence ATGACCGCTAGCCACGCGGAGCTGAGCGCTCCCCTCGTCCTGCTGGCCATGCCCCAGATCCAGGACCCCTTTTTCCATCGCAGCGTCATCCTTCTGGTGCACCACGACGCCGAGGGGAGCCTCGGATTCATTGTCAACCGGCGGACGGGGAGTCCCGTCCGGGAGATGCTCAAGGAGATGGGGATCGAGTGGAAGGGGAAGCCCGATCTCGCCGTCTACTTCGGCGGCCCGGTCCATCCCCACCTCGGAACGGTGCTGTACGACGTGAGCGTGGCGGGCACCGCCGACGCCGGGCCGGGCGACTCGATCATCCCGGGACTGCCTGGATTGAGGCTCACCCGGAGCATCACCGACTTGACCCAGATCGCGGCGCGGCCCCCCGACCTCTTCCGGCTTTTCCTGGGATACGCGGGATGGGGGCCCGGACAGCTCCTTCAGGAGATCCTGCGCAACGACTGGCTCACCGCGCCGCCGCGCCAGGAGATCCTGTTCTCTCCCGAGCCCGACGGAGTCTGGACCCACGCCCTCGGCGCGGTGGGAGTGAACCCCGACGCGCTTCCGACCTGGGCCCCCGGCGGACAGGGTCCCGTCGCCTGA
- the ychF gene encoding redox-regulated ATPase YchF, protein MKIGLLGFPKVGKTSLFNILTGSTLSVEKFSTGKAEPHLGIAKVPDGRLDRLAAMFKPRKLTPAAVEYLDVQGLAKGETKDPLFLREMRNVDAIAHVVRAFADEEIPHPEGSLDPARDLETMETEFLLSDLDVASRRVERLNQNLKKAKSPEDEKELAVLSRCLEALERETPIRSLSFSPEDEKRLRGFAFLTAKPLLGVVNMGEEDASRIDAFQGHYGLDAFAAKPKVALCAVSAKIEMEIASLSPEDAAEFLRDLGMREPCLDRILRASHRLLGLSVFFTAGEDEVKAWSIPAGCPAQRAAGAIHSDIERGFIRAEVVAYDRLMEAGSLAIAREKGWFRQEGKEYRVADGDVINFKFNV, encoded by the coding sequence GTGAAGATCGGCCTGCTGGGCTTTCCCAAGGTCGGCAAGACCAGCTTGTTCAACATCCTGACCGGCTCCACGCTTTCGGTCGAGAAGTTCTCGACCGGGAAGGCGGAGCCTCACCTGGGGATCGCCAAGGTCCCCGACGGAAGGCTCGACAGGCTCGCCGCGATGTTCAAGCCGCGCAAGCTCACCCCGGCGGCCGTGGAATACCTCGACGTCCAGGGTCTGGCGAAGGGGGAGACGAAGGATCCCCTTTTCCTGCGGGAGATGCGCAACGTCGACGCCATCGCCCACGTCGTCAGGGCGTTCGCGGACGAGGAGATTCCCCACCCCGAAGGATCGCTGGATCCGGCGCGCGACCTGGAGACGATGGAGACGGAGTTCCTCCTGTCGGATCTGGACGTCGCCTCCCGGCGCGTCGAGAGGCTGAATCAGAATCTGAAGAAGGCGAAAAGCCCGGAGGACGAGAAAGAGCTCGCGGTCCTGAGCCGCTGCCTCGAGGCGCTGGAGCGCGAGACGCCGATCCGCTCGCTGTCGTTCTCTCCGGAGGACGAGAAGCGCTTGCGAGGCTTCGCCTTCCTCACCGCGAAGCCGCTCTTGGGGGTCGTCAACATGGGAGAGGAGGACGCGTCGAGGATCGACGCGTTCCAGGGCCACTACGGTCTCGATGCCTTCGCCGCCAAGCCGAAGGTGGCGCTGTGCGCCGTCTCCGCCAAGATCGAGATGGAGATCGCTTCCCTTTCTCCGGAGGATGCCGCCGAATTCCTGCGGGATCTCGGGATGCGGGAGCCGTGCCTCGATCGCATCCTGCGGGCTTCCCACCGCCTCCTCGGGCTCTCGGTCTTCTTCACCGCCGGCGAGGACGAGGTCAAGGCGTGGTCGATCCCGGCGGGATGCCCGGCCCAGCGGGCCGCCGGGGCGATTCACTCCGACATCGAGCGGGGATTCATCCGGGCCGAGGTGGTGGCCTACGATCGGCTCATGGAAGCCGGCTCGCTGGCGATCGCCCGCGAGAAAGGCTGGTTCCGGCAGGAAGGCAAGGAATACCGCGTCGCCGACGGCGACGTGATCAACTTCAAGTTCAACGTTTAG